The following is a genomic window from Motilibacter rhizosphaerae.
CCCGACGGCCGACTGCGGCTCGCCGCCGCCTGCGTCTGCTTCCCGTCGCGCTGGGTGCTCGCGGAGAAGATGGGCCAGCCGGTCGCGGGGATCCACGACCCCGTCCCCGGCTATGCCGACGCGATCGGCCGGCCCGTCGACCAGCTGATGGAGAGGCTGCCCCACGACCGCCTGCTGTGGCGGCTCGGCGGCAGCATCCTCGACGACCCCGCCCTCTTCCAGCCACGGCGCGCGACGCTCTCACCAGCACGCGTGCCGGACGACGTGTGGCTGCGCGTCGAGCGGCAGACGCTGCGCCGGCTGCCGGAGTCGGGCGCCGTCGTGTTCACCATCCGCACCTTCGTGGACCCGCTGTCCTGCTTGACGTCCTCGCCCGCGGCCTGTGCCGACGCGGCAGCCTGGGTTCGCGGCCTGACGCCGGAGATGACGGCGTACAAGTCGCTCGAGGGCATGCGCGAGCCGCTGCTCGCATGGCTCGACGAGCAGGCCCTCACCGCCTCCGGGCCACCTGCAGCAGGTTGAGGTAGTGCTTGCGCACCAGACCTTCGGGTCTGGCGGCGATGCGCTGGCGGATCCCCGCGAAGAGGCGCTCCCGCTGCTCAGGGCTGGCGGCGATGTGCCCGGAGTACGTCTCCAGCACCGCGACGTACGCGTCGGCCGTGTAGTCCACGCCCTGGACGTAGCGCCGGACCACCGGTTCGTCGAAGGACGTGCTGCTGCGCAGGGCTTCCTGCTGCGGCGGCTCGATCGAGTCCGGGGGCTGGGGGCCGCCCTTGCCGTCGCCGAGCCCGACCTCGTCGTAGAGCTCCTCGACGTCCCGGAAGAACAGGTCGCCGTCGGCGGGGAGGACGTGCTCCGTCGCGATGACAGCGAGGCTGCCGCCGGGCCGGAGCAGCGTCGCCGCCCGCCCGTACGCCGTGGCAGGGTCGAGCCAGTGCCAGGCCGTCGCC
Proteins encoded in this region:
- a CDS encoding class I SAM-dependent methyltransferase, encoding MRLSGLAATFDTMAEGYDAARPGYPDALFADLAGIAGLGPGSRVLEIGAGTGQATRGLLARGWRVRALEPGPALAAVLRRNLGDHPALEVVEATFEEDEPDEPVDLVVAATAWHWLDPATAYGRAATLLRPGGSLAVIATEHVLPADGDLFFRDVEELYDEVGLGDGKGGPQPPDSIEPPQQEALRSSTSFDEPVVRRYVQGVDYTADAYVAVLETYSGHIAASPEQRERLFAGIRQRIAARPEGLVRKHYLNLLQVARRR
- a CDS encoding heme-dependent oxidative N-demethylase family protein, with protein sequence MLPRHLPFTDGPQRLRVGTRTLAEGDWLEGGADVAAQLREKARLLRESREAVLQELPGSEGACAELLRVVEGAVGAEAPAASSPLEAAALLVAEDLCVHLPGPDGRLRLAAACVCFPSRWVLAEKMGQPVAGIHDPVPGYADAIGRPVDQLMERLPHDRLLWRLGGSILDDPALFQPRRATLSPARVPDDVWLRVERQTLRRLPESGAVVFTIRTFVDPLSCLTSSPAACADAAAWVRGLTPEMTAYKSLEGMREPLLAWLDEQALTASGPPAAG